Proteins encoded together in one Meles meles chromosome 7, mMelMel3.1 paternal haplotype, whole genome shotgun sequence window:
- the MCRS1 gene encoding microspherule protein 1 isoform X2 produces MASGTASRSEDEESLAGQKRASSQALGTIPKRRSSSRFIKRKKFDDELVESSLAKSSTRAKGASGVEPGRCSGSEPSSSEKKKVSKAPSTPVPPSPAPAPGLTKRVKKSKQPLQVTKDLGRWKPADDLLLINAVLQTNDLTSVHLGVKFSCRFTLREVQERWYALLYDPVISKLACQAMRQLHPEAIAAIQSKALFSKAEEQLLSKVGSTSQPTLETFQDLLHRHPDAFYLARTAKALQAHWQLMKQYYLLEDQTVQPLPKGDQVLNFSDAEDLIDDSKLKDMRDEVLEHELTVADRRQKREIRQLEQELHKWQVLVDSITGMSSPDFDSQTLAVLRGRMVRYLMRSREITLGRATKDNQIDVDLSLEGPAWKISRKQGVIKLKNNGDFFIANEGRRPIYIDGRPVLCGSKWRLSNNSVVEIASLRFVFLINQDLIALIRAEAAKITPQ; encoded by the exons ATGGCATCAGGCACTGCCAGCCGCTCAGAGGATGAGGAGTCACTGGCAGGGCAGAAGCGGGCTTCCTCCCAGGCCTTGGGCACCATCCCGAAACGGAGAAGCTCCTCCAG GTTCATCAAGAGGAAGAAGTTTGATGATGAGCTGGTGGAGAGCAGCTTGGCCAAGTCCTCTACCCGGGCAAAGGGGGCCAGTGGTGTGGAACCAGGCCGCTGTTCAGGGAGTGAACCTTCCTCCAGTGAGAAGAAGAAG GTGTCCAAGGCCCCTAGCACTCCTGTgccgcccagcccagccccagcccccgggCTCACCAAGCGTGTGAAGAAGAGCAAACAGCCACTTCAGGTGACCAAGGATTTGGGCCGCTGGAAGCCTGCCGACGATCTCCTGCTCATCAATGCTGTGCTGCAG ACCAATGATCTGACATCGGTCCATCTGGGCGTGAAGTTCAGCTGCCGCTTCACCCTTCGGGAGGTCCAGGAGCGCTGGTACGCCCTGCTCTACGATCCTGTCATCTCCAA GCTGGCCTGCCAAGCCATGAGACAGCTGCACCCAGAAGCCATTGCTGCCATCCAGAGCAAGGCCTTGTTTAGCAAGGCTGAGGAACAGCTGCTGAGCAAAGTGGGATCG ACCAGTCAGCCCACCTTGGAGACGTTCCAGGACCTGCTGCACAGACACCCTGATGCCTTCTACCTGGCCCGTACGGCCAAGGCTCTGCAGGCCCACTGGCAGCTCATGAAGCAGTATTACCTGCTGGAGGACCAGACAG TGCAGCCGCTGCCCAAGGGGGACCAAGTGCTCAACTTTTCCGACGCAGAGGACCTAATTGATGACAGTAAGCTCAA GGACATGCGAGATGAGGTCCTAGAACATG AGCTGACCGTGGCTGACCGGCGCCAGAAGCGAGAGATCCGCCAGCTGGAGCAGGAGCTGCATAAGTGGCAGGTGCTGGTTGACAGCATCACAG GCATGAGCTCTCCGGACTTCGACAGCCAGACGCTGGCGGTGCTGCGGGGCCGGATGGTGCGGTACCTGATGCGTTCTCGGGAG ATCACCCTGGGCAGAGCCACCAAGGACAACCAGATTGATGTGGACCTGTCTCTGGAGGGGCCGGCCTGGAAGATCTCCCGGAAGCAAG GTGTCATCAAGCTGAAAAATAACggtgacttcttcattgccaacgAGGGCCGACGGCCCATCTACATCGATGGACGGCCTGTGCTGTGTGGCTCCAAATGGCGCCTCAGCAACAACTCCGTGGTGGAG ATTGCCAGCCTGAGATTCGTCTTCCTCATCAACCAGGACCTCATTGCCCTTATTCGGGCCGAGGCTGCCAAGATCACACCACAGTGA
- the MCRS1 gene encoding microspherule protein 1 isoform X1 — MDKDSQGLLDSSLMASGTASRSEDEESLAGQKRASSQALGTIPKRRSSSRFIKRKKFDDELVESSLAKSSTRAKGASGVEPGRCSGSEPSSSEKKKVSKAPSTPVPPSPAPAPGLTKRVKKSKQPLQVTKDLGRWKPADDLLLINAVLQTNDLTSVHLGVKFSCRFTLREVQERWYALLYDPVISKLACQAMRQLHPEAIAAIQSKALFSKAEEQLLSKVGSTSQPTLETFQDLLHRHPDAFYLARTAKALQAHWQLMKQYYLLEDQTVQPLPKGDQVLNFSDAEDLIDDSKLKDMRDEVLEHELTVADRRQKREIRQLEQELHKWQVLVDSITGMSSPDFDSQTLAVLRGRMVRYLMRSREITLGRATKDNQIDVDLSLEGPAWKISRKQGVIKLKNNGDFFIANEGRRPIYIDGRPVLCGSKWRLSNNSVVEIASLRFVFLINQDLIALIRAEAAKITPQ; from the exons ATGGACAAAG ATTCTCAGGGGCTGCTAGATTCATCTCTGATGGCATCAGGCACTGCCAGCCGCTCAGAGGATGAGGAGTCACTGGCAGGGCAGAAGCGGGCTTCCTCCCAGGCCTTGGGCACCATCCCGAAACGGAGAAGCTCCTCCAG GTTCATCAAGAGGAAGAAGTTTGATGATGAGCTGGTGGAGAGCAGCTTGGCCAAGTCCTCTACCCGGGCAAAGGGGGCCAGTGGTGTGGAACCAGGCCGCTGTTCAGGGAGTGAACCTTCCTCCAGTGAGAAGAAGAAG GTGTCCAAGGCCCCTAGCACTCCTGTgccgcccagcccagccccagcccccgggCTCACCAAGCGTGTGAAGAAGAGCAAACAGCCACTTCAGGTGACCAAGGATTTGGGCCGCTGGAAGCCTGCCGACGATCTCCTGCTCATCAATGCTGTGCTGCAG ACCAATGATCTGACATCGGTCCATCTGGGCGTGAAGTTCAGCTGCCGCTTCACCCTTCGGGAGGTCCAGGAGCGCTGGTACGCCCTGCTCTACGATCCTGTCATCTCCAA GCTGGCCTGCCAAGCCATGAGACAGCTGCACCCAGAAGCCATTGCTGCCATCCAGAGCAAGGCCTTGTTTAGCAAGGCTGAGGAACAGCTGCTGAGCAAAGTGGGATCG ACCAGTCAGCCCACCTTGGAGACGTTCCAGGACCTGCTGCACAGACACCCTGATGCCTTCTACCTGGCCCGTACGGCCAAGGCTCTGCAGGCCCACTGGCAGCTCATGAAGCAGTATTACCTGCTGGAGGACCAGACAG TGCAGCCGCTGCCCAAGGGGGACCAAGTGCTCAACTTTTCCGACGCAGAGGACCTAATTGATGACAGTAAGCTCAA GGACATGCGAGATGAGGTCCTAGAACATG AGCTGACCGTGGCTGACCGGCGCCAGAAGCGAGAGATCCGCCAGCTGGAGCAGGAGCTGCATAAGTGGCAGGTGCTGGTTGACAGCATCACAG GCATGAGCTCTCCGGACTTCGACAGCCAGACGCTGGCGGTGCTGCGGGGCCGGATGGTGCGGTACCTGATGCGTTCTCGGGAG ATCACCCTGGGCAGAGCCACCAAGGACAACCAGATTGATGTGGACCTGTCTCTGGAGGGGCCGGCCTGGAAGATCTCCCGGAAGCAAG GTGTCATCAAGCTGAAAAATAACggtgacttcttcattgccaacgAGGGCCGACGGCCCATCTACATCGATGGACGGCCTGTGCTGTGTGGCTCCAAATGGCGCCTCAGCAACAACTCCGTGGTGGAG ATTGCCAGCCTGAGATTCGTCTTCCTCATCAACCAGGACCTCATTGCCCTTATTCGGGCCGAGGCTGCCAAGATCACACCACAGTGA